A window from Zingiber officinale cultivar Zhangliang chromosome 7A, Zo_v1.1, whole genome shotgun sequence encodes these proteins:
- the LOC122001338 gene encoding inositol 2-dehydrogenase 2-like: protein MEKGVVRYGIVGVGMMGREHMVNLAHLRTDGAVVTCVADPHPPSLDLAVELARSLDSPLLAVFSDHHQLLDSRLCDVVVVSSPNMTHFEILMDIINHQKPHHVLVEKPLCTSVEDCKKVVNAANQRPDIVVQVGLEYRYIPSVAKLIGIVKSGMLGQVKMVAIREHRFPFLVKVNNWNRFNVNTGGTLVEKCCHFFDLMRLFAAANPVRVMASGSIDVNHKDEIYDGKVPDIIDNAFVIVEFDNGSRGMLDLCMFAEGSKNEQEISVVGDIGKGEAFVPESIIRVGLRAEGRTGVKTEKAEDERIKYDGLHHGSSYLEHMHLLSMLKGERLGAPAVRLTDGLLSVAIGVAAQLSIEKGRFIAIQEVLQE, encoded by the exons ATGGAGAAAGGCGTGGTGCGGTACGGGATAGTAGGGGTAGGGATGATGGGGCGGGAGCATATGGTCAACCTCGCCCACCTCCGCACCGATGGCGCCGTCGTGACCTGCGTCGCCGACCCCCACCCTCCATCCCTCGACCTCGCCGTCGAACTCGCTCGCTCCCTCGACTCTCCACTTCTCGCG GTATTTTCAGATCATCATCAGTTATTAGATAGCAGGCTTTGTGATGTTGTGGTTGTGTCATCTCCAAACATGACACACTTTGAAATTCTTATGGACATTATAAACCATCAGAAACCACATCATGTTCTGGTGGAAAAGCCTTTATGCACTTCTGTTGAGGACTGCAAAAAG GTTGTGAATGCAGCTAACCAACGGCCAGATATTGTAGTGCAAGTTGGACTAGAATACAGATATATACCTTCTGTTGCTAAACTAATTGGCATAGTTAAGAGTGGAATGCTTGGGCAAGTCAAAATGGTTGCAATCCGAGAACATCGATTTCCCTTTCTGGTCAAG GTCAATAATTGGAATCGCTTCAATGTAAATACTGGGGGAACACTGGTGGAGAAGTGCTGCCACTTCTTCGATTTGATGAGGCTTTTTGCAGCTGCCAATCCTGTCCGTGTGATGGCTTCTGGATCTATTGATGTTAACCACAAGGATGAGATTTATGATGGAAAG GTGCCAGACATCATTGATAATGCGTTCGTGATAGTGGAGTTTGATAATGGTTCTCGTGGAATGCTTGACTTATGCATGTTTGCTGAAGGCAGCAAGAATGAGCAAGAAATATCTGTTGTAGGTGACATTGGAAAG GGTGAGGCATTTGTTCCTGAGAGTATTATTCGTGTTGGCCTTAGAGCTGAAGGGAGGACAGGGGTAAAGACTGAAAAAGCTGAGGATGAACGAATTAA GTATGATGGACTTCATCATGGATCAAGCTACTTGGAACACATGCATTTGTTATCAATGCTTAAAGGAGAACGTCTTGGTGCTCCTGCCGTCAGGTTAACAGATGGTTTGCTATCTGTAGCCATTGGCGTTGCTGCTCAACTTTCTATCGAGAAGGGACGTTTCATTGCTATTCAAGAAGTACTTCAAGAATAG